From the genome of Tachysurus fulvidraco isolate hzauxx_2018 chromosome 20, HZAU_PFXX_2.0, whole genome shotgun sequence, one region includes:
- the alg5 gene encoding dolichyl-phosphate beta-glucosyltransferase isoform X1 produces the protein MELCELIHCLLALAAFVLLLLVVIAHVTAGMMDLRCDEKEKYFQTAAGLKEPFPSLSDPPSLALSVVVPSYNEESRLPVMMEEAMEYLENRRKTNLSFSYEVIIVDDGSKDKTTEVGLGYTKKYGDDKVRVLTLVKNRGKGGAVRMGTLRTRGRLILMADADGATKFADFAKVEAGLQKLSPKLENMAISCGSRAHLEKEAVAQRSLFRTFLMYGFHFLVWFFCVKGIKDTQCGFKLFTREAALRTFSSLHVERWAFDVELLYIAQCFQIPIAEVAVNWTEIEGSKLVPFWSWLQMGKDLIFIRLRYITGAWRLEYPRKSQ, from the exons ATGGAGTTGTGTGAATTAATCCACTGTTTATTGGCCCTGGCTGCCTTCGTCCTGCTCTTG CTTGTTGTAATTGCCCATGTCACTGCTGGGATGATGGATCTGAGGTGTGATGAGAAGGAGAAGTACTTCCAAACTGCAGCAGGCCTGAAGGAGCCATTCCCCAGTCTGTCTGATCCTCCTTCACTGGCGCTCTCTGTGGTGGTTCCCTCCTACAACGAGGAATCCAGAT TGCCTGTTATGATGGAAGAAGCTATGGAGTACCTCGAGAATAGAAGG AAGACAAATCTTTCATTTTCCTACGAGGTCATTATAGTGGATGATGGCAGCAAAGACAAAACCACAGAG GTTGGCTTAGGATACACAAAGAAATATGGTGACGATAAAGTGAGGGTACTGACACTAGTGAAGAACCGGGGGAAAGGGGGTGCTGTACGCATG GGGACTCTTCGCACTCGTGGACGTCTCATCCTGATGGCTGATGCAGACGGAGCCACAAAGTTTGCTGACTTTGCGAAGGTGGAGGCTGGATTACAGAAGCTCAGTCCAAAACTG GAGAACATGGCTATTTCCTGCGGGTCTAGGGCTCACCTGGAAAAAGAAGCAGTGGCTCAG CGCTCTCTGTTCCGGACGTTCCTGATGTATGGCTTCCACTTCTTGGTGTGGTTCTTCTGCGTTAAAGGGATCAAGGACACACAGTGTGGTTTTAAGCTCTTCACTCGTGAGGCAGCACTGAGGACATTCAGCAGTCTGCATGTGGAACGCTG GGCATTTGATGTGGAGCTTCTGTATATCGCTCAGTGCTTTCAGATTCCTATAGCCGAAGTGGCAGTCAACTGGACGGAGATAGAAG GGTCTAAGCTAGTGCCATTCTGGAGCTGGCTACAGATGGGAAAAGACCTCATCTTCATCAGATTGCGTTACATCACTGGTGCCTGGAGGTTGGAGTATCCACGGAAATCCCAGTAG
- the alg5 gene encoding dolichyl-phosphate beta-glucosyltransferase isoform X2 yields MELCELIHCLLALAAFVLLLLVVIAHVTAGMMDLRCDEKEKYFQTAAGLKEPFPSLSDPPSLALSVVVPSYNEESRLPVMMEEAMEYLENRRVIIVDDGSKDKTTEVGLGYTKKYGDDKVRVLTLVKNRGKGGAVRMGTLRTRGRLILMADADGATKFADFAKVEAGLQKLSPKLENMAISCGSRAHLEKEAVAQRSLFRTFLMYGFHFLVWFFCVKGIKDTQCGFKLFTREAALRTFSSLHVERWAFDVELLYIAQCFQIPIAEVAVNWTEIEGSKLVPFWSWLQMGKDLIFIRLRYITGAWRLEYPRKSQ; encoded by the exons ATGGAGTTGTGTGAATTAATCCACTGTTTATTGGCCCTGGCTGCCTTCGTCCTGCTCTTG CTTGTTGTAATTGCCCATGTCACTGCTGGGATGATGGATCTGAGGTGTGATGAGAAGGAGAAGTACTTCCAAACTGCAGCAGGCCTGAAGGAGCCATTCCCCAGTCTGTCTGATCCTCCTTCACTGGCGCTCTCTGTGGTGGTTCCCTCCTACAACGAGGAATCCAGAT TGCCTGTTATGATGGAAGAAGCTATGGAGTACCTCGAGAATAGAAGG GTCATTATAGTGGATGATGGCAGCAAAGACAAAACCACAGAG GTTGGCTTAGGATACACAAAGAAATATGGTGACGATAAAGTGAGGGTACTGACACTAGTGAAGAACCGGGGGAAAGGGGGTGCTGTACGCATG GGGACTCTTCGCACTCGTGGACGTCTCATCCTGATGGCTGATGCAGACGGAGCCACAAAGTTTGCTGACTTTGCGAAGGTGGAGGCTGGATTACAGAAGCTCAGTCCAAAACTG GAGAACATGGCTATTTCCTGCGGGTCTAGGGCTCACCTGGAAAAAGAAGCAGTGGCTCAG CGCTCTCTGTTCCGGACGTTCCTGATGTATGGCTTCCACTTCTTGGTGTGGTTCTTCTGCGTTAAAGGGATCAAGGACACACAGTGTGGTTTTAAGCTCTTCACTCGTGAGGCAGCACTGAGGACATTCAGCAGTCTGCATGTGGAACGCTG GGCATTTGATGTGGAGCTTCTGTATATCGCTCAGTGCTTTCAGATTCCTATAGCCGAAGTGGCAGTCAACTGGACGGAGATAGAAG GGTCTAAGCTAGTGCCATTCTGGAGCTGGCTACAGATGGGAAAAGACCTCATCTTCATCAGATTGCGTTACATCACTGGTGCCTGGAGGTTGGAGTATCCACGGAAATCCCAGTAG
- the alg5 gene encoding dolichyl-phosphate beta-glucosyltransferase isoform X3: MMDLRCDEKEKYFQTAAGLKEPFPSLSDPPSLALSVVVPSYNEESRLPVMMEEAMEYLENRRKTNLSFSYEVIIVDDGSKDKTTEVGLGYTKKYGDDKVRVLTLVKNRGKGGAVRMGTLRTRGRLILMADADGATKFADFAKVEAGLQKLSPKLENMAISCGSRAHLEKEAVAQRSLFRTFLMYGFHFLVWFFCVKGIKDTQCGFKLFTREAALRTFSSLHVERWAFDVELLYIAQCFQIPIAEVAVNWTEIEGSKLVPFWSWLQMGKDLIFIRLRYITGAWRLEYPRKSQ; this comes from the exons ATGATGGATCTGAGGTGTGATGAGAAGGAGAAGTACTTCCAAACTGCAGCAGGCCTGAAGGAGCCATTCCCCAGTCTGTCTGATCCTCCTTCACTGGCGCTCTCTGTGGTGGTTCCCTCCTACAACGAGGAATCCAGAT TGCCTGTTATGATGGAAGAAGCTATGGAGTACCTCGAGAATAGAAGG AAGACAAATCTTTCATTTTCCTACGAGGTCATTATAGTGGATGATGGCAGCAAAGACAAAACCACAGAG GTTGGCTTAGGATACACAAAGAAATATGGTGACGATAAAGTGAGGGTACTGACACTAGTGAAGAACCGGGGGAAAGGGGGTGCTGTACGCATG GGGACTCTTCGCACTCGTGGACGTCTCATCCTGATGGCTGATGCAGACGGAGCCACAAAGTTTGCTGACTTTGCGAAGGTGGAGGCTGGATTACAGAAGCTCAGTCCAAAACTG GAGAACATGGCTATTTCCTGCGGGTCTAGGGCTCACCTGGAAAAAGAAGCAGTGGCTCAG CGCTCTCTGTTCCGGACGTTCCTGATGTATGGCTTCCACTTCTTGGTGTGGTTCTTCTGCGTTAAAGGGATCAAGGACACACAGTGTGGTTTTAAGCTCTTCACTCGTGAGGCAGCACTGAGGACATTCAGCAGTCTGCATGTGGAACGCTG GGCATTTGATGTGGAGCTTCTGTATATCGCTCAGTGCTTTCAGATTCCTATAGCCGAAGTGGCAGTCAACTGGACGGAGATAGAAG GGTCTAAGCTAGTGCCATTCTGGAGCTGGCTACAGATGGGAAAAGACCTCATCTTCATCAGATTGCGTTACATCACTGGTGCCTGGAGGTTGGAGTATCCACGGAAATCCCAGTAG
- the smad9 gene encoding mothers against decapentaplegic homolog 9 isoform X1, whose translation MRENKLNISISGTNYSPSFSNSLKSFPHLVAMHSTTSITSLFSFTSPAVKRLLGWKQGDEEEKWAEKAVDSLVKKLKKKKGAMEELEKALSCPGQPSKCVTIPRSLDGRLQVSHRKGLPHVIYCRVWRWPDLQSHHELKALDCCEFPFGSKQKDICVNPYHYRRVETPVLPPVLVPRHSEFNPQHSLLAKFRHASLHNEPLMPQNATFPDSFPPLPCSSFSSSPSSSLQSPSAHSHPDSPSSTSDPASPYHITETPPPPYSMMETSPPQDVKPGESSNTKTKLTLSAPHRDLRPVCYEEPEHWCSVAYYELNNRVGETFHASSRSILVDGFTDPSNNKTRFCLGLLSNVNRNSTIEHTRRHIGKGVHLYYVGGEVYAECLSDSSIFVQSRNCNYQHGFHATTVCKIPSGCSLKIFNNQLFAQLLSQSVNHGFEVVYELTKMCTIRMSFVKGWGAEYHRQDVTSTPCWIEIHLHGPLQWLDKVLTQMGSPHNPISSVS comes from the exons ATGAGAGAAAACAAACTGAACATTTCCATCAGTGGCACCAACTACAGCCCCTCCTTCTCTAATTCCCTCAAAAGCTTCCCTCACCTCGTGGCAATGCACTCCACTACATCTATCACATCACTGTTTTCCTTTACAAGTCCAGCTGTGAAGCGATTGCTGGGCTGGAAACAaggtgatgaggaggagaaATGGGCAGAGAAGGCTGTGGACTCACTAGTGAAgaagctgaaaaaaaagaaaggtgcAATGGAGGAGCTGGAGAAGGCACTGAGTTGTCCAGGTCAGCCGAGCAAGTGTGTGACCATCCCGCGCTCCCTGGATGGACGGCTGCAGGTCTCGCATCGGAAAGGCCTGCCACATGTCATCTACTGCCGTGTGTGGCGCTGGCCTGATCTACAGTCACACCATGAGCTTAAAGCACTGGACTGTTGTGAGTTTCCATTCGGCTCCAAACAAAAAGACATCTGTGTCAACCCCTACCATTACCGCCGTGTGGAGACCCCAG tATTGCCCCCTGTCCTGGTTCCTCGTCACAGTGAGTTCAACCCTCAGCACAGTCTGTTGGCCAAATTCCGCCATGCCTCTCTCCACAATGAGCCACTCATGCCCCAGAATGCCACTTTCCCAGACTCATTTCCTCCGCTGCCTTGTAGCTCATTCTCTTCATCTCCATCCAGTTCTCTCCAGTCCCCAAGTGCACACAGCCACCCAGACTCCCCAAGCAGTACGTCTGACCCTGCAAGCCCCTACCACATTACag AGACCCCACCACCACCCTACAGCATGATGGAAACGAGCCCTCCACAGGATGTGAAACCTGGAGAGTCATCCAACACCAAGACTAAACTTACTCTGTCTGCTCCACACAGAG acttGAGACCGGTGTGTTATGAAGAGCCAGAGCACTGGTGTTCTGTGGCTTACTATGAACTGAACAACCGAGTCGGTGAAACCTTCCACGCATCATCACGGAGCATTCTAGTGGATGGCTTCACAGATCCATCTAACAACAAGACGCGGTTCTGCTTAGGGTTGCTATCCAATGTCAATCGCAACTCCACCATTGAACACACCCGCCGGCACATAGGCAAAG GTGTGCACCTGTATTATGTAGGGGGTGAGGTGTACGCCGAGTGCCTGAGTGACAGCAGCATCTTCGTACAAAGTCGCAACTGCAACTACCAGCATGGCTTCCATGCCACCACCGTGTGTAAAATCCCCAGTGGCTGCAGCCTCAAGATCTTCAACAACCAGTTGTTTGCCCAGCTGCTGTCACAGTCAGTCAACCACGGCTTTGAGGTGGTGTACGAGCTCACTAAGATGTGCACCATCAGAATGAGCTTTGTCAAG
- the smad9 gene encoding mothers against decapentaplegic homolog 9 isoform X2, whose product MRENKLNISISGTNYSPSFSNSLKSFPHLVAMHSTTSITSLFSFTSPAVKRLLGWKQGDEEEKWAEKAVDSLVKKLKKKKGAMEELEKALSCPGQPSKCVTIPRSLDGRLQVSHRKGLPHVIYCRVWRWPDLQSHHELKALDCCEFPFGSKQKDICVNPYHYRRVETPVLPPVLVPRHSEFNPQHSLLAKFRHASLHNEPLMPQNATFPDSFPPLPCSSFSSSPSSSLQSPSAHSHPDSPSSTSDPASPYHITETPPPPYSMMETSPPQDVKPGESSNTKTKLTLSAPHRDLRPVCYEEPEHWCSVAYYELNNRVGETFHASSRSILVDGFTDPSNNKTRFCLGLLSNVNRNSTIEHTRRHIGKGGEVYAECLSDSSIFVQSRNCNYQHGFHATTVCKIPSGCSLKIFNNQLFAQLLSQSVNHGFEVVYELTKMCTIRMSFVKGWGAEYHRQDVTSTPCWIEIHLHGPLQWLDKVLTQMGSPHNPISSVS is encoded by the exons ATGAGAGAAAACAAACTGAACATTTCCATCAGTGGCACCAACTACAGCCCCTCCTTCTCTAATTCCCTCAAAAGCTTCCCTCACCTCGTGGCAATGCACTCCACTACATCTATCACATCACTGTTTTCCTTTACAAGTCCAGCTGTGAAGCGATTGCTGGGCTGGAAACAaggtgatgaggaggagaaATGGGCAGAGAAGGCTGTGGACTCACTAGTGAAgaagctgaaaaaaaagaaaggtgcAATGGAGGAGCTGGAGAAGGCACTGAGTTGTCCAGGTCAGCCGAGCAAGTGTGTGACCATCCCGCGCTCCCTGGATGGACGGCTGCAGGTCTCGCATCGGAAAGGCCTGCCACATGTCATCTACTGCCGTGTGTGGCGCTGGCCTGATCTACAGTCACACCATGAGCTTAAAGCACTGGACTGTTGTGAGTTTCCATTCGGCTCCAAACAAAAAGACATCTGTGTCAACCCCTACCATTACCGCCGTGTGGAGACCCCAG tATTGCCCCCTGTCCTGGTTCCTCGTCACAGTGAGTTCAACCCTCAGCACAGTCTGTTGGCCAAATTCCGCCATGCCTCTCTCCACAATGAGCCACTCATGCCCCAGAATGCCACTTTCCCAGACTCATTTCCTCCGCTGCCTTGTAGCTCATTCTCTTCATCTCCATCCAGTTCTCTCCAGTCCCCAAGTGCACACAGCCACCCAGACTCCCCAAGCAGTACGTCTGACCCTGCAAGCCCCTACCACATTACag AGACCCCACCACCACCCTACAGCATGATGGAAACGAGCCCTCCACAGGATGTGAAACCTGGAGAGTCATCCAACACCAAGACTAAACTTACTCTGTCTGCTCCACACAGAG acttGAGACCGGTGTGTTATGAAGAGCCAGAGCACTGGTGTTCTGTGGCTTACTATGAACTGAACAACCGAGTCGGTGAAACCTTCCACGCATCATCACGGAGCATTCTAGTGGATGGCTTCACAGATCCATCTAACAACAAGACGCGGTTCTGCTTAGGGTTGCTATCCAATGTCAATCGCAACTCCACCATTGAACACACCCGCCGGCACATAGGCAAAG GGGGTGAGGTGTACGCCGAGTGCCTGAGTGACAGCAGCATCTTCGTACAAAGTCGCAACTGCAACTACCAGCATGGCTTCCATGCCACCACCGTGTGTAAAATCCCCAGTGGCTGCAGCCTCAAGATCTTCAACAACCAGTTGTTTGCCCAGCTGCTGTCACAGTCAGTCAACCACGGCTTTGAGGTGGTGTACGAGCTCACTAAGATGTGCACCATCAGAATGAGCTTTGTCAAG